The following is a genomic window from Syntrophobacterales bacterium.
GGTTTTCCTCCTTTTCGTTTTTCGTTAGTCGCTGGTTCGTCCGCAGGATTCCATTGCTTCCGGGCCGTGTTGAGCGCGTGAATAGAGATTTTTTCGGGCGCTGGTTTAAAATGATCGATGTCGAGGATGGTGTTCGTCGTCTCTTTGGCAAAGACCGCCTCTACCTTCATCCCGATCTTCACGTCCTCGATTTTGCACTCCTCTACGATGTGCATAAACGGCGTGCCGGCGCCGTCGAGTTGGATGAGGGCCAGGACATAGGGGGCAGGCCGCGGCAGGTGCCGGTCGTCGTAGCGCACTACCGTGAAGGTGGTCACCGTGCCGGTATTGTTCAGCTCTACCCAGTTGTCGCGGATGTCGGTAAAGTCCTTGTCGCATACCTGCCGGGGCGGGAGATAGACGGTGTTGCAGGCGGGGCATTTTACGCCCATGATTTTCTGCTGATCGCGAATGGTTGTAATAAATTTGCTGCCCACCCGCCCGGCGAAGTAGGTGTAGGGGAGCGCCATTTTACCTTCGACTTCATAGCTGTCTTCAAATCCAGCGACCTGCTCTTTTGCCATATCCCCTCTCCTTACTCATCTATCTCGAAGTATTTAATGTCCCAGATATCCCCGCTCCGGTTTTCCTCCCAGACGGGGCGGACGCGGGTTCCCTTGTTTTCGTTCCAGCCCGCCTGAATCTTTTCTATCTGATCCTTCCGGATAAAGTGCGGCAGGGTTTCATTGCCCTTGCAGCCGTCCAAAAGGATGTTGATTGATCCGTAGGGAGTTTCCCGGGCCACGCCGGTCAGTGGATCGGGCAGGGCGTAGTAAACGACGTCCATGTAGCGGACTTCACCCTTGGGTCCGACCTCCACGAATTCAGCGGCGCGCACCCGGCATTCCGCGCAAACCTCCCGCGGCGGGAGTTGCAGGCGGCCGCACCGGGGGCATTTATTGGCGTATATCTTTTTATCCTTCAACCCCCGGAGAAACTTCCCCATCACGGGGCCGGTTGCAAACCTCTGATTGATCGAGATGGTCTTTTTCAGCGTCAGCAATTCCTGCTCCTGGACGTTCCCGGCCAGGGGGTCCTTGTATTTCTCGAACAGGAGAGGCCATTTCGACGCCATCATGTTGATGTCGCCTTTGGCGGCCGCCTTTCCGGCCGCCAGGATGCTCTGGGCGTCGATCTTCCCGAGGATGAAGTCAACGTAATCCCGGGCGTCGTTAAATTCCAGCGTTACAGTCGGTTTGCCCTCGATGGTCGTCGTGACCGTGCAGGCCTTGTCCTTGATGAAGACGCTCCACTGGCCGCCCTCCGCCCCGCCGAGATCGAAAGCAAAGGAGGCCTCGAGCCCCTCGGCTTCTTGGGCCTTGAACCGCGGCACGATGGTCGCGAACATGTCGGCGAGATACTCCCTTGTCGTCATCTCCTTTTTGGCAAGGACGAATTTGCGGAAAAGCCGGCCGGTCTTCCCGAAGGCGGCCATGTCGCCTTCAATCCGGAACTTGCCGCTTATGAAGGCGTTTGTTGCATCAACCTTGCCGACGTTGACCCCGACAAAGGTCTCCCCGTCGGCTGCCATCGTCGCGACGCAGTGGGAGAGGTCGTCGGTCTTTGCGAGCGTCATCGCGTTATTCTTTACCGTCAGTTGCCATTTCCCTTCGTCCTTGATGTCGTAGCCGAAAACCGCTTCGACATCCTTCGCCCCTTCGGGCCGGAAACGCTCCGGCATCGAGTTGAAGATATCTGCTACTGTGACGCCCCAGTATTCTGCCATCGCTATCCTCCTACCAGTTCAGTTCCTTTTCCAGCATTGTCATTACGGTCCACATGGTGCCGCCGAACCCGGAGGCAAGCGCGTGCTTCACCGGAGTGGGAATCTGGTGCGGGCCGGCATTGCCGCGCACCTGCAGCGCCGCCTCGGCCACCCGGATCAGCGCGGTGGCCCCGATGGGGTTCGACCCGATAACGCCGCCCGAGGGATTGATGGGCATTCTGCCACCGATCATGATTTCCTTGTTCTCGACGAGCTTGAGGTGCTCATCGCCGTGCAGGGCAAAAAAGTCCCGGAGCCAGTCGATAGCCCACCAGGTGGCCGGATCGTACATTTCGAACACGTCAAAGTAGTTTAGCGGGTCTTTGATCCCGTTGCGCCCAAAGAGCTGCTCGGCCGCGAATTTATGCGTCTTGATGACGGGGACTTTCCGGTCGTAGCCGAAGATGTTGAAGGTTTCCTCCCGATGGACGGTGATATGATCCCGTATCCAGACCGGCGTCCGGGCAAGCTCCTTCGCCTTCTGCTCGCAGGCGAAGATGACGCAGCAAGCCCCGTCGGACTGGGAGCACATTTCTATGAGTTTCAGCTCGCCCACGAGTTTAGGCGAGGTGCGGATCAAATCGTCGATCTGGCTGAATTCAAGGCCGAAGGCGCGGTGTGCGTTGGGGTTGAGGCACGCGTGCTTGTCCATGATGATGCGGTAGGTAAGGGACGCCCGGTTGGCCCGCTCCAAACCGAATTCCCGTTCGACGTCGTAGGCCGAGGAGCCGGTAAGCGCCCCCGCCTGAATTTTACGAAACCAGAGGGGATCCGCCATGTTGGTGATGCCGCCCGTTGTGTGTCCCTCCTGCAGTTTCTCAAAGCCGATCGCCATGACGATATCGTACATGCCAGACGCCGCGAGATTGTCCGAAGCGCAGGAAAGCGTCGCTCCCACCGTGCCGCCGGTGGTGATCCGGATGCAGTCCTTGCCGTACGCGCCGGTTCCCAAAACATGCCAGAGATCCGGCTGGTGGACCATCTCAAAGAGCTCCATGTTGCCGTGTACGACGCAGTCGATGTCCTTCATGGTCAGGTTCGCGTCTTGCAGCGCCAATCTGACGGCTTCATGGATCAATTCCGGCTGGTTGACGTCCTCGCGATGGCTGGAATGCTTCGTCTGGCCGATGCCGATAATGCCGACATTTCTGTTTTTCTTGTGATGCGCCATTCCTCAACCCCCCTGCGTTTCCATGACGATTACCGCCTGATGCTGCCCGGCCCCGCCGGTTGCCGCCTGGGCGACGGCCCGCTTCGCGTTTTCGACTTGTCGCTCACCGGCCTGCCGGGAGAGCTGATAGTAGCATTCAATAACCCTGGCCGCCCCCCCGAGGAGCAGCGGGTTGCCATTCAGTTGTCCCCCGGACAGGTTCACGTTGAATGTCTCCATGCCGCCCTCGTCAATCCATTGGCCGCCCTGCCCTTCATCGGCAATGCCGACCCCCTCGGCCCACATGGGGAGCTGATACGCTGCCTGGTCGGCAAGCTCGAAAAGCTGAATCTCCTTCCGGGGGTCTTTGATCCCGGCCATCGCGTACGCCCGCTGGGCGGCATTTTTCAGCGAAAAGTTGGACGCAAGGTCCCGGTCGCCCATGAAATACCGGTCCATGCAGCTTCCATAGCCGGTGATCCAGACGGGATTTTTCGTAAACTCCGCTGCCCGCTCTTCGCTGCACAGCAGCATTCCGTAAGCCCAATCGGTGACCGGATAGAGGTGCAGCTCCCTTAGCGGGTCCGAGTACAAAGGAGAATTCAGCACTTCC
Proteins encoded in this region:
- a CDS encoding SCP2 sterol-binding domain-containing protein, which produces MAEYWGVTVADIFNSMPERFRPEGAKDVEAVFGYDIKDEGKWQLTVKNNAMTLAKTDDLSHCVATMAADGETFVGVNVGKVDATNAFISGKFRIEGDMAAFGKTGRLFRKFVLAKKEMTTREYLADMFATIVPRFKAQEAEGLEASFAFDLGGAEGGQWSVFIKDKACTVTTTIEGKPTVTLEFNDARDYVDFILGKIDAQSILAAGKAAAKGDINMMASKWPLLFEKYKDPLAGNVQEQELLTLKKTISINQRFATGPVMGKFLRGLKDKKIYANKCPRCGRLQLPPREVCAECRVRAAEFVEVGPKGEVRYMDVVYYALPDPLTGVARETPYGSINILLDGCKGNETLPHFIRKDQIEKIQAGWNENKGTRVRPVWEENRSGDIWDIKYFEIDE
- a CDS encoding thiolase family protein, producing the protein MAHHKKNRNVGIIGIGQTKHSSHREDVNQPELIHEAVRLALQDANLTMKDIDCVVHGNMELFEMVHQPDLWHVLGTGAYGKDCIRITTGGTVGATLSCASDNLAASGMYDIVMAIGFEKLQEGHTTGGITNMADPLWFRKIQAGALTGSSAYDVEREFGLERANRASLTYRIIMDKHACLNPNAHRAFGLEFSQIDDLIRTSPKLVGELKLIEMCSQSDGACCVIFACEQKAKELARTPVWIRDHITVHREETFNIFGYDRKVPVIKTHKFAAEQLFGRNGIKDPLNYFDVFEMYDPATWWAIDWLRDFFALHGDEHLKLVENKEIMIGGRMPINPSGGVIGSNPIGATALIRVAEAALQVRGNAGPHQIPTPVKHALASGFGGTMWTVMTMLEKELNW
- a CDS encoding thiolase family protein; its protein translation is MGRRLAVCAVAQIKNHPNYHYLRFQNMLLDCFEPIMEQTQATFDMETGIRTIITCSDDVFDARTISDNGITDVVGAHFRGEEKIAQESINGLGYAMACILSGHDDVILFMGHCKESQGESRRMVSNLAYDPFYCRPLGMDYHNVAALQARAYMEKSQITDAQLAKIVVRSRKNGAKNPYGRENKLVDEEEVLNSPLYSDPLRELHLYPVTDWAYGMLLCSEERAAEFTKNPVWITGYGSCMDRYFMGDRDLASNFSLKNAAQRAYAMAGIKDPRKEIQLFELADQAAYQLPMWAEGVGIADEGQGGQWIDEGGMETFNVNLSGGQLNGNPLLLGGAARVIECYYQLSRQAGERQVENAKRAVAQAATGGAGQHQAVIVMETQGG